In a genomic window of Columba livia isolate bColLiv1 breed racing homer chromosome 4, bColLiv1.pat.W.v2, whole genome shotgun sequence:
- the KIAA0232 gene encoding uncharacterized protein KIAA0232 homolog isoform X2 — protein sequence MSSGIETLVEELCSRLKDLQSKQEEKIHKKLEGSLSPETDLSPTAKDQVEMYYEAFPPLSEKPVCLQEIMTVWNKSKVCSYSSSSSSSTAPPTSTDTSSPKDCNSESEVTKDRSNKASATVQERTQQKKSKIEKENKFSNNTVEEKPVLYKKQVRHKSEGKMRPRSWSSGSSEAGSSSSGNQGEYKASMKCIKVRHKTREVRNKKGRNGQSRLAVKSGEKADRKVHSGSSSSSSSGSVKQLCKRGKRPLKEIGRKEAGGSDGKDLYLDSRNEKEYKEEPLWYTEPITEYFVPLSRKSKLETTYRNREDICGVTSEAVEELSESVHGLCISNNNIHKTYLAAGTFIDGHFVEMPAVLNEDIDLAGTSICSQPEDDKYLDDVHLSELTHFYEVDIDQSMLDPGASETMQGESRILNMIRQKSKEKTDFEAECCIVLDGMELQGESAIWTDSTSSVGAEGWFLQDLSNLAQFWECCSSSSSGDADGESFGGDSPIRFSPILDSTMLNSHMLAGNQELFSDINEGSGINSCFSVFEVQCSNSVLPFSFETLNLGNENADSSSTANILGKTQSRLLIWTKNSAFDENEHCSNLSTRTCSPWSHSEETRSDNETLNIPYEESTQFNAEDMNYVVPRVSSSYIDEEILDFLPEETCQQQARTLGEMPTLIFKKKSKLESVCGIQLEQKAESKDYETTQGCSESSPHGDGYSSGVIKDIWTNMTDRNSAAMVEIEGIEDELFSTDVNNYCCCLDTEAKVETLQEPNKAVQRSEYHLWEGQKENLEKRAFVSNDLSKVDGGDYTTPSKPWDVNQDKENSFILGGVYGELKTFNSDGEWAVVPPGHSKGSLLQCAASDVVTIAGTDVFMTPGNSFAPGHRQLWRPFVSFEQNEQSKSGDNGLNKGFSFIFHEDLLGACGNFQVEEPGLEYSFSSFDLNNPFSQVLHVECSFEPEGIASFSPSFKPKSILCSDSDSEVLHPRICGVDRTQYRAIRISPRTHFRPISASELSPGGGSESEFESEKDEGGIAVSSQVDVFEDPQADLKPLEEDAEKEGHYYGKSELESGKFLPRLKKSGMEKSAQTSLDSQEESAGMLPVGNQDPCLECSMKESLDGRAMESSKVNCRIVEPREETARFCSCKAGCHFPTYEDNPVSSGELEERMSGSQEKQCWWEKALYSPLFPASQCEECYTNAKGENGVGEFADAKEISNDDEHLLDFNMVSSVYEARCADDINAEAKPNGFRKKIYSSDSSGSADTASEGGSEWADPCEEELFSRTQL from the exons gtACTATGAAgcatttcctcctctttctgaaaAGCCAGTTTGCCTGCAGGAAATTATGACTGTATGGAATAAATCCAAAGTATGCTCTTACTCTagctcctcatcttcatccaCTGCTCCACCAACTAGCACGGATACATCTTCTCCAAAGGACTGCAATAGTGAAAGTGAAGTAACTaaagacagaagtaataaaGCATCTGCCACTGTACAGGAAAGAACCcagcagaagaaaagtaaaattgagaaagaaaacaagtttagTAACAACACTGTTGAAGAGAAGCCTGTTCTGTACAAAAAGCAAGTCCGACATAAGTCTGAGGGAAAGATGCGTCCTCGCTCCTGGTCATCTGGATCCAGTGAGGCTGGCTCAAGTTCTAGTGGTAATCAAGGTGAATACAAGGCATCAATGAAATGCATTAAAGTAAGGCACAAAACAAGAGAGGTTCGAAACAAAAAAGGGCGTAATGGGCAAAGCAGGCTTGCAGTGAAATCTGGTGAAAAGGCCGATAGAAAAGTCCACAGCGGAAGCAGTAGCAGCAGTAGCAGCGGGTCCGTCAAACAGCTGTGCAAAAGAGGTAAAAGGCCATTAAAAGAAATCGGAAGAAAAGAAGCTGGTGGTAGCGATGGAAAAGATTTGTATTTagacagcagaaatgaaaaggaatataAAGAAGAACCCTTGTGGTACACTGAGCCGATCACAGAGTACTTCGTTCCTCTTAGCAGGAAAAGCAAGCTGGAGACTACGTACCGCAACAGAGAAGATATATGTGGCGTAACATCAGAGGCTGTAGAAGAGCTGTCTGAATCAGTGCATGGTCTTTGTATTAGCAACAATAATATTCATAAAACATACCTCGCAGCAGGTACTTTCATCGATGGTCACTTTGTAGAAATGCCTGCAGTTCTAAATGAGGATATTGACCTCGCTGGGACCTCAATATGTTCTCAACCAGAGGACGACAAATATTTAGATGATGTTCATCTGTCAGAACTAACACACTTCTATGAAGTGGATATTGATCAATCCATGTTGGATCCTGGTGCCTCAGAAACGATGCAAGGGGAGAGTCGGATTTTAAATATGATTCgacaaaagagtaaagaaaaaactGATTTTGAGGCAGAATGTTGCATAGTGTTAGATGGAATGGAGTTGCAAGGGGAAAGTGCAATATGGACAGATTCGACCAGCTCTGTTGGTGCTGAAGGGTGGTTCTTGCAAGACCTTAGTAATTTAGCTCAATTTTGGGAGTGCTGTTCATCTTCTAGTTCTGGTGATGCAGATGGGGAAAGTTTTGGAGGAGATTCTCCGATCAGATTCTCCCCCATCCTAGACAGCACAATGCTTAATTCACACATGCTTGCTGGCAATCAAGAGCTCTTTTCAGATATTAATGAAGGGTCTGGTATAAActcttgtttttcagtgtttgaagTGCAATGCAGTAACTCTGTTTtaccattttcttttgaaacactCAACTTGGgaaatgaaaatgcagattCTAGTAGCACTGCTAATATTCTTGGGAAAACACAGTCTAGATTGCTAATATGGACCAAAAATAGTGCCTTTGATGAAAATGAACACTGTTCCAATCTTTCAACGAGAACCTGTAGTCCATGGTCACACTCAGAAGAAACACGTTCAGACAATGAGACTTTAAATATTCCATATGAAGAATCCACGCAATTTAATGCAGAAGATATGAATTATGTAGTTCCTAGAGTGTCTTCAAGTTATATAGATGAAGAAATTCTAGATTTTTTGCCAGAAGAAACCTGCCAGCAACAAGCTAGAACATTAGGAGAAATGCCCACTTtgattttcaaaaagaaatctaaGCTAGAATCTGTCTGTGGTATTCAGCtagaacaaaaagcagaaagtaaagactATGAAACTACACAAGGGTGTAGTGAAAGCAGTCCACATGGAGATGGCTACAGCTCAGGGGTTATTAAAGATATTTGGACAAATATGACAGACAGAAATTCTGCAGCCATGGTAGAAATAGAAGGAATAGAAGATGAATTGTTTTCAACTGATGTAAATAACTATTGCTGCTGTTTGGATACAGAAGCAAAAGTTGAAACCCTGCAGGAGCCCAATAAAGCAGTGCAGAGATCAGAATATCACCTTTGGGAAGGTCAAAAGGAGAATTTAGAGAAGAGAGCGTTTGTCTCCAATGATTTGTCGAAAGTAGATGGTGGTGACTATACCACACCATCAAAACCATGGGATGTTAACCAGGATAAAGAAAACTCCTTTATACTTGGTGGTGTTTATGGGGAGCTCAAAACATTTAACAGTGATGGAGAATGGGCAGTGGTGCCACCTGGTCACTCAAAAGGGAGCTTATTACAATGTGCAGCTTCTGATGTAGTGACAATAGCTGGTACAGATGTTTTTATGACTCCAGGTAATAGCTTTGCCCCTGGTCATAGGCAATTATGGAGGCCATTTGTATCATTTGAACAGAATGAGCAATCAAAGAGTGGAGATAACGGATTAAATAAGGGgttttcttttatcttccaTGAAGACTTACTGGGAGCTTGTGGTAACTTTCAAGTTGAAGAACCAGGGCTTGAATACTCATTCTCTTCCTTTGACCTGAACAATCCATTTTCACAAGTTCTTCATGTAGAGTGTTCGTTTGAGCCAGAAGGAATTGCGTCTTTCAGCCCTAGTTTTAAACCTAAGTCAATTCTGTGCTCTGATTCAGACAGTGAGGTTTTACACCCCAGGATATGTGGTGTTGATCGAACGCAGTACAGGGCTATACGGATTTCTCCAAGGACTCACTTTCGCCCCATTTCTGCATCTGAACTTTCTCCAGGTGGTGGAAGCGAGTCAGAATTTGAGTCAGAAAAAGATGAGGGAGGTATTGCTGTGTCTTCTCAAGTAGATGTATTTGAGGATCCACAAGCAGATCTCAAACCTCTGGAAGAAGATGCAGAAAAAGAAGGGCATTATTATGGAAAATCAGAGCTCGAATCtggaaaatttcttcccagattAAAAAAGTCTGGAATGGAGAAGAGTGCGCAAACATCACTGGATTCCCAAGAAGAGTCGGCGGGGATGTTGCCAGTAGGAAACCAAGATCCCTGTTTAGAATGCAGTATGAAAGAATCTCTAGATGGGAGGGCGATGGAGAGCTCTAAAGTCAACTGCAGAATAGTGGAGCCACGTGAGGAGACTGCCAGGTTTTGCAGTTGTAAAGCAGGGTGCCATTTCCCCACGTACGAGGATAATCCTGTTTCTTCAGGAGAGCTTGAAGAG AGAATGAGTGGCAGCCAGGAAAAGCAATGTTGGTGGGAAAAGGCGCTCTATTCTCCCCTTTTTCCTGCATCACAGTGTGAAG AGTGTTACACAAATGCCAAGGGAGAGAATGGTGTAGGAGAATTTGCAGATGCAAAGGAAATATCCAATGATGATGAACATCTTTTAGATTTTAATATG GTTTCTTCTGTTTATGAAGCGAGATGTGCAGATGATATAAATGCTGAGGCAAAACCAAATGGCTTCAGGAAGAAGATCTACTCCAGCGATAGCTCCGGCTCTGCAGACACAGCTTCAGAAGGTGGAAGCGAATGGGCTGATCCGTGTGAGGAGGAGCTTTTTTCTCGAACTCAACTATAA